The proteins below are encoded in one region of Effusibacillus dendaii:
- a CDS encoding DUF2249 domain-containing protein, giving the protein MKRSPARTLSMLEQLEAGEVQEIHNDRMPICLFPKLEERGFPYETEAMEDGSAKVRILKK; this is encoded by the coding sequence ATGAAACGATCGCCTGCGAGGACATTGTCTATGCTGGAGCAGCTGGAAGCGGGTGAGGTGCAGGAGATTCACAACGACCGGATGCCGATTTGTCTGTTTCCAAAACTGGAGGAGAGAGGCTTTCCCTATGAGACGGAAGCGATGGAAGACGGTTCTGCGAAAGTGCGCATTTTGAAAAAGTAG
- a CDS encoding phasin family protein, producing MDFIRKGLALGIGLAVTSKEQVEKFVDELVKKGELTQAESKDMVNQMIQRGEEEKNELKRILKEQMKQIMDELNLATKDDIRRLEQRILNPDKRDE from the coding sequence ATGGATTTCATTAGAAAAGGATTGGCGCTCGGCATTGGTTTAGCTGTTACAAGTAAAGAACAAGTTGAAAAGTTTGTGGATGAGTTGGTGAAAAAAGGGGAACTCACCCAAGCAGAATCAAAAGACATGGTCAATCAAATGATTCAACGGGGCGAAGAAGAGAAAAATGAATTGAAACGCATCCTGAAGGAACAAATGAAACAGATTATGGATGAATTGAATCTGGCCACCAAGGATGATATCCGTAGATTGGAGCAACGAATTCTAAATCCGGACAAACGAGACGAGTAA
- a CDS encoding ABC1 kinase family protein translates to MLGKRMRHINRYREIAGALVRHGFGFFVEEIGFANILSFPYRFLTNTNERDTKSMGERIRLVLQELGPTFVKLGQIASTRPDLIPNDIIQELAKLQDKVPTFPFEEVRQIMEEELGTTLEEIFAQIDESPLAAASIGQVHRAVLRSGQTVAVKIQRPHITTIIQTDLEILQDLASLSERHLEWAARYQVGEMVEEFSKSLRDELDYTIEGRNAEKIAKQFSGNPKIHVPKVYWDYSTKRVLTMEYMEGVKLTEIEKLKEKEYNPRILAERVANAIFQQIFVEGFFHGDPHPGNVWVLPGEVIAFLDFGMVGRLTSDMKYHFASLVIALMRQSTDGVIHAILRMGLVPDDVNMVRLRNDVDQLKDKYYGVPLSQVSLGEAVNDLFTVAFRHRIRIPADLTLLGKTLLTIEGIVETLDPELSILDLAQPFGRKLLMDRIHPRSIAEIVWKNVSEYGEFLFEFPQQMKQLTSLIKSGRLHLEIDLPKIDLLLTKLDRISNRLSFSIVLLAFSIIMVGVIIGSSLGRQTTLLWKIPAIEIGFVVATLMFLWLLYSIFKSGRF, encoded by the coding sequence ATGCTTGGAAAAAGAATGCGCCATATCAATCGTTATCGAGAAATTGCAGGCGCATTGGTTCGCCACGGGTTCGGATTCTTTGTGGAGGAAATCGGTTTTGCCAATATACTTTCCTTCCCTTACCGATTCCTGACAAATACCAATGAAAGAGATACAAAAAGCATGGGCGAGCGGATACGTCTTGTCCTGCAAGAATTGGGACCTACCTTTGTAAAATTGGGACAAATCGCAAGCACACGTCCCGACCTGATCCCGAACGATATTATTCAGGAACTGGCCAAACTTCAGGATAAGGTTCCCACTTTTCCTTTTGAAGAAGTTCGCCAGATTATGGAAGAGGAATTAGGCACTACGCTGGAAGAAATTTTTGCACAGATTGATGAGTCTCCATTAGCGGCTGCTTCTATCGGACAAGTCCATCGGGCGGTCTTGCGTTCGGGCCAAACAGTTGCTGTAAAAATTCAACGCCCGCATATCACAACCATTATCCAAACGGACCTGGAAATCCTGCAGGATTTGGCTTCTTTGAGCGAGCGCCATTTGGAATGGGCGGCCAGGTATCAAGTTGGCGAAATGGTGGAAGAATTCTCAAAGTCCCTTCGCGACGAACTCGATTATACCATAGAAGGTCGCAATGCGGAGAAGATTGCCAAGCAGTTCAGCGGCAACCCGAAAATACACGTGCCAAAAGTGTATTGGGACTATTCCACAAAGAGAGTATTGACAATGGAATACATGGAGGGAGTAAAACTCACTGAAATCGAAAAACTGAAGGAAAAAGAATATAATCCCAGAATATTGGCGGAACGTGTAGCAAACGCCATCTTTCAGCAAATTTTTGTGGAAGGGTTTTTTCATGGAGATCCTCATCCAGGAAATGTATGGGTGCTGCCGGGAGAAGTAATCGCATTTTTGGATTTTGGTATGGTGGGACGCCTCACTTCCGATATGAAATATCATTTTGCTTCGCTCGTAATCGCTTTAATGCGACAAAGTACGGACGGTGTGATCCATGCGATCTTGCGCATGGGACTCGTACCCGATGATGTGAATATGGTTAGGCTGAGAAACGATGTGGATCAGTTAAAGGATAAATATTACGGCGTTCCGTTAAGCCAAGTCAGTCTTGGGGAAGCAGTCAATGACTTATTTACTGTAGCTTTTCGACACCGGATTCGAATTCCGGCAGACTTGACTTTACTAGGGAAAACGTTGCTCACGATCGAAGGAATCGTGGAAACTTTAGATCCCGAGCTTAGCATCCTCGATCTGGCGCAACCATTCGGGCGCAAACTGTTGATGGATCGGATCCATCCAAGGTCAATCGCTGAAATCGTTTGGAAGAATGTTTCAGAGTACGGAGAGTTTCTCTTTGAATTCCCCCAACAAATGAAACAATTGACCTCTTTGATCAAAAGTGGGCGTTTACACCTGGAAATTGACCTTCCCAAAATCGATCTGTTATTAACGAAGCTGGATCGTATAAGCAATCGATTGTCATTCAGTATCGTTTTATTGGCTTTCAGCATTATCATGGTCGGAGTGATTATCGGCTCATCATTGGGCAGACAAACGACCTTGCTGTGGAAAATACCGGCTATTGAAATTGGATTTGTTGTAGCAACATTAATGTTTTTGTGGTTGTTGTACTCGATCTTTAAATCGGGCAGATTTTAA
- a CDS encoding cupin domain-containing protein — protein MADGILLTDVQPNIEFRETGALFKTLIDTPALKVVMINLKKGQRVDWHRANVQISVFVERGVIQFGVREDGAEETHRMLPGMSITLKANLDHNLSAEQDSVVLVYKTPNPQSLLRLE, from the coding sequence GTGGCAGATGGAATTTTATTAACCGACGTGCAGCCGAATATCGAATTTCGGGAAACGGGAGCTTTGTTCAAAACTTTGATCGACACGCCTGCTCTGAAGGTTGTGATGATCAATCTGAAAAAAGGGCAGCGGGTGGATTGGCATCGTGCCAATGTGCAGATCAGCGTATTTGTGGAACGGGGCGTCATCCAGTTTGGCGTAAGGGAAGATGGGGCGGAAGAAACACACAGGATGCTGCCTGGGATGAGTATTACGCTAAAGGCAAATCTGGATCATAACCTGTCAGCCGAGCAGGATTCAGTCGTCCTGGTGTATAAGACACCAAACCCCCAATCGCTGCTGCGCTTGGAGTAA
- a CDS encoding DoxX family protein — protein sequence MMVRWLREAVAASWLLLIGRLWLGYEWLTAGVEKVSDPTWTGNQAGVALTNFLKGALSKGTGAHPEVQGWFMDFLNGAVIPNTKVFTYLVPWGEVLVGIALLTGCLTTFAALAGAFMNTMFLLAGTSSTNPQMLIMAIIIMVAGLNAGKIGLDRYVIPWLRKRIPLLANPKLR from the coding sequence ATTATGGTGAGATGGCTGCGCGAAGCGGTGGCGGCAAGTTGGCTATTATTGATCGGAAGGTTATGGCTCGGATACGAGTGGCTCACAGCAGGGGTGGAAAAAGTGTCGGACCCTACTTGGACAGGCAACCAGGCAGGGGTGGCGCTGACCAATTTTCTGAAAGGGGCTTTGAGCAAGGGGACGGGCGCACACCCGGAAGTACAGGGGTGGTTTATGGATTTCCTGAACGGTGCGGTGATTCCGAATACAAAAGTATTCACCTATCTGGTTCCGTGGGGGGAAGTACTGGTCGGGATCGCACTGTTGACAGGATGTCTGACTACGTTTGCCGCCTTGGCGGGGGCGTTTATGAACACGATGTTCCTGCTGGCCGGTACCAGCAGCACCAATCCGCAAATGTTGATCATGGCCATCATCATTATGGTGGCCGGGTTGAATGCCGGAAAAATCGGCCTGGATCGGTACGTGATCCCTTGGCTGCGAAAACGCATTCCGCTCTTGGCCAATCCTAAGCTTCGATAA
- the yedE gene encoding selenium metabolism membrane protein YedE/FdhT, whose protein sequence is MNLYSKIFRQYWNPYIAISIAGLISAFYFGITGTVWAVTGEFTRFGGHILKWFGVDVSDWAYFKLIGMQGTPTDRTDGWIVIGMLLGALITILLSNNFKIRVPKQKRRLVQGFIGGIIAGFGARLALGCNLAAFFTGVPQFSFHSWIFMLTTAIGTFFGVKVVNTRWWLGKPNLRKGSPKPIVEDHSRSFNIQPILGLLIACLYIGVVVYFFAAGKHLLAVASIAGAMFGILIERGQICFTSAFRDLWISGRAIMSKAIAVGMMVSVVITFFYIQTGSVALIKVAAPSTAIGGLLFGFGIVLAGGCETGMMYRAMEGQLLFWVVGVGNIVGATLLAYGWDHLGIFNALAKNWPKVNLIELWGPAGALFGTIVMLIVWFLLSNWWESRYRYGSGLKNQETEHLTHRTTEA, encoded by the coding sequence ATGAATCTGTATTCGAAAATATTTCGACAATATTGGAACCCTTACATTGCGATCAGCATTGCCGGCTTGATTAGTGCGTTCTATTTTGGCATAACGGGCACTGTTTGGGCCGTTACCGGGGAATTCACCAGATTCGGAGGACACATTTTAAAGTGGTTCGGGGTCGATGTTTCGGATTGGGCCTATTTTAAGCTGATTGGCATGCAAGGCACTCCAACTGATCGCACAGACGGATGGATTGTAATTGGAATGTTGTTGGGAGCACTTATTACGATTTTACTTAGCAACAACTTCAAAATCCGCGTCCCGAAACAGAAACGCCGCCTTGTGCAAGGTTTTATTGGTGGAATTATAGCCGGATTTGGCGCACGGCTTGCACTTGGTTGTAATCTTGCCGCATTTTTCACCGGTGTTCCTCAGTTTTCATTTCATTCATGGATTTTCATGCTTACAACAGCCATTGGAACCTTCTTCGGTGTCAAAGTGGTAAATACACGATGGTGGCTTGGAAAACCCAATTTGAGAAAAGGTTCCCCGAAGCCGATTGTGGAAGATCATTCACGGAGTTTCAACATTCAACCTATTTTAGGTTTACTGATTGCATGTCTCTACATCGGAGTCGTGGTGTATTTCTTCGCGGCCGGTAAGCATCTTTTGGCTGTTGCAAGTATAGCGGGAGCTATGTTTGGTATTCTGATTGAACGAGGACAAATTTGCTTCACTTCCGCTTTCCGCGATTTATGGATAAGTGGTCGTGCGATTATGTCCAAAGCTATCGCGGTTGGTATGATGGTCAGTGTTGTGATAACATTTTTCTATATTCAAACCGGTTCCGTCGCTCTCATCAAAGTGGCGGCTCCTAGTACCGCAATCGGTGGGCTGCTTTTTGGATTCGGTATCGTGCTTGCCGGTGGATGTGAAACCGGCATGATGTATCGCGCAATGGAAGGGCAATTGTTATTCTGGGTTGTGGGGGTAGGCAATATTGTCGGGGCTACCCTTTTGGCATACGGGTGGGATCACCTTGGAATTTTTAACGCGCTTGCTAAAAATTGGCCAAAAGTGAACTTGATTGAACTGTGGGGACCTGCAGGAGCACTGTTTGGAACGATTGTGATGCTGATTGTCTGGTTTTTACTCTCCAATTGGTGGGAATCCAGATATCGTTATGGAAGTGGGCTTAAAAATCAAGAAACTGAACACCTTACTCACCGTACAACGGAGGCTTAG
- a CDS encoding sulfurtransferase TusA family protein: MYALDALKTMKAGQILQVIADCPQSFRSVPEEAVKHGYQLVTEPKKVGQDIYFYIRVIK, translated from the coding sequence ATATATGCGCTGGATGCGCTAAAAACCATGAAAGCCGGCCAGATTTTACAAGTTATTGCAGATTGTCCGCAATCATTCCGAAGTGTTCCGGAAGAGGCGGTTAAACATGGATACCAACTTGTGACCGAGCCAAAGAAGGTAGGTCAGGACATTTACTTTTATATCCGCGTAATTAAATAG
- a CDS encoding universal stress protein: MLGKILLAVDGSEPAQKAVDWAIDAYRALPAAQFHILYVFEPFVPVGDIGGYIPTDFRIESMLEIPEDTPSYLAFQQFPDKQRVTHETLVGNPANVICEEARKGKFDVIVVGSEGHGAVASVLLGSVSAKLLHNAPCSVLVVR, translated from the coding sequence ATGTTAGGAAAAATATTGTTGGCGGTTGACGGATCGGAACCCGCACAAAAAGCGGTCGATTGGGCAATTGATGCATATAGGGCATTGCCTGCAGCTCAATTTCACATTTTATATGTTTTTGAACCGTTCGTTCCTGTAGGAGATATAGGCGGCTATATTCCTACCGATTTTCGCATCGAGAGTATGCTGGAGATTCCGGAGGACACCCCTTCCTACCTCGCATTCCAGCAGTTTCCTGACAAGCAGCGCGTGACGCACGAAACGCTTGTGGGGAATCCGGCGAACGTAATCTGCGAAGAGGCGAGAAAAGGCAAGTTTGATGTGATTGTCGTAGGGAGTGAAGGACACGGCGCGGTGGCTTCTGTGCTGCTTGGCAGCGTCAGCGCCAAATTGCTGCACAATGCGCCCTGTTCCGTCTTGGTGGTTCGTTAA
- a CDS encoding MFS transporter, with amino-acid sequence MSNSETAVQKGASAVIWISTLSMVIAFAVWAALSPLAAQLQKLYGLTATEKSVLVAIPVLLGSIMRIPLGILTDRFGGRKVYSLLMLFLIAPAIGLGYANSYVSYITWAFLLGMAGTSFAIGISSVAKWYPPEKQGLVLGVTGMGNFGTAVAGFLLPTIAKQYGISWAFWSLVIPCALAAAAIFLFTRDPVGPKTVKTLQEQFATMKQPMVWILSLFYFVTFGGFVSFSIYLPSLLVDVFGITPVDAGMRAAVFVVLATLARPAGGYLADRFGANKVLSFVFLLVSLSAVTLGLALGQLLLMTLVCLLAAVVVGIGNGAVFKLVPQYFPKTTGIVTGIVGAAGGIGGFFPPVVMGIVKDATDGYALGFYLLLLFTLTCFLVKRGMGREQQDGGKPHLRKAA; translated from the coding sequence ATGTCTAATTCCGAAACCGCAGTTCAAAAAGGTGCTTCGGCAGTTATCTGGATTAGCACCTTGTCGATGGTGATCGCGTTTGCCGTATGGGCCGCGTTGTCACCGTTGGCCGCTCAATTGCAGAAATTGTACGGATTAACCGCAACGGAGAAAAGCGTACTGGTTGCCATCCCCGTGCTTTTGGGGTCGATCATGCGGATTCCCCTAGGGATTCTGACCGATCGGTTCGGCGGCCGCAAAGTCTACTCGCTGCTGATGCTGTTCCTGATCGCCCCGGCGATTGGTCTCGGCTATGCGAACTCGTATGTTTCGTATATCACCTGGGCATTCCTGCTCGGGATGGCAGGAACTTCTTTCGCGATTGGTATTTCTTCCGTGGCCAAGTGGTACCCGCCTGAAAAACAGGGTCTGGTGCTTGGCGTGACCGGTATGGGGAACTTTGGTACGGCAGTGGCAGGATTTTTACTGCCGACTATCGCCAAACAGTATGGGATTTCCTGGGCGTTTTGGAGTTTGGTGATTCCCTGCGCCTTGGCAGCCGCCGCGATCTTCCTGTTTACTCGCGACCCGGTCGGGCCGAAAACGGTAAAAACGCTGCAGGAACAGTTTGCGACGATGAAGCAGCCAATGGTCTGGATTTTGTCCCTGTTTTATTTTGTCACATTCGGCGGATTCGTTTCGTTCAGTATTTATCTGCCGAGTTTGCTGGTGGATGTATTTGGAATTACTCCGGTGGATGCCGGCATGCGGGCTGCCGTGTTCGTGGTATTGGCCACATTGGCACGGCCGGCAGGAGGGTATCTGGCGGACCGATTCGGCGCCAACAAAGTGCTTTCGTTCGTTTTTCTGCTGGTTTCCCTGTCGGCTGTTACACTGGGGCTGGCGTTGGGACAATTGCTGCTAATGACACTCGTCTGTCTGTTGGCCGCCGTTGTGGTCGGAATCGGAAACGGTGCCGTATTTAAACTGGTGCCGCAGTATTTTCCAAAAACGACGGGCATCGTAACCGGAATCGTTGGCGCGGCGGGCGGTATTGGCGGTTTCTTTCCGCCCGTCGTAATGGGGATCGTCAAAGACGCAACGGATGGATACGCGCTGGGATTCTATCTGTTGCTGCTGTTCACGCTGACCTGCTTTTTGGTCAAACGGGGCATGGGCAGGGAACAACAAGATGGCGGCAAACCGCATCTGCGCAAGGCAGCCTAA
- a CDS encoding hemerythrin domain-containing protein, with protein MFEPSRNEHAGCLSQFGDASAAVSYCAALKQLWEEHSPLRRQMEQMEENANQLREVADAKLGSAFQELVNKEKRFHQELEVHSAKEEDGLFPMMGRYIGTETGPIAVMEYEHSEAKRNLAEFEAAVDRIGNSIGKETVDEVVAPLLKACSILFDHFRKEEHVLFPMAERILTDTEKEELRQIVC; from the coding sequence ATGTTTGAACCGAGCCGTAACGAACATGCAGGCTGCCTGAGCCAATTCGGCGATGCGTCTGCCGCCGTGTCTTATTGCGCCGCCCTAAAACAGTTGTGGGAAGAACATTCGCCGCTTCGTCGGCAGATGGAACAAATGGAGGAGAACGCGAACCAGTTACGGGAAGTTGCCGATGCCAAACTTGGTTCCGCATTTCAGGAACTTGTGAATAAGGAGAAACGGTTCCATCAGGAGTTGGAAGTCCATTCGGCCAAAGAGGAAGACGGACTGTTCCCGATGATGGGACGCTATATCGGCACTGAAACCGGCCCCATTGCCGTGATGGAGTATGAACACAGCGAGGCGAAACGGAATCTGGCGGAATTTGAAGCGGCAGTCGACCGGATTGGCAATTCGATTGGAAAAGAGACAGTCGATGAAGTGGTCGCTCCGCTGTTGAAGGCATGCTCGATTCTGTTCGACCATTTCAGGAAAGAAGAACATGTGCTGTTTCCGATGGCAGAACGCATTTTGACCGATACGGAAAAGGAAGAACTGCGGCAAATCGTTTGTTAA